From Vreelandella neptunia, the proteins below share one genomic window:
- a CDS encoding IS30 family transposase — translation MGYRQLTQSQRYQIFAYLETGISQRKIAKAIGVHSSTISREIKRNGLTSGYAPEQAQSASDQRRRTAWKVTKRLPSLIRWVTDQLMDEWSPQQISGFMANANGVCVSHQWIYALIWDDKKHGGTLWKRLRLPRQRRYQRQLAKRAGLGKIPHRVGIEQRPAKVEERRHIGHWEGDTVLKGHKESGLVTLVERRSGYLLAARLPTITATRTAQAMTRLLAPRRGAVHSITLDNGSEFAEHRKVAKAVSAKTYFCDPYRSCQRGTNENTNGLIRQYFPKGTDFRKVTNAELRSVVNKLNDRPRKRLGYRTPAQVFLGEYLGALETAGAALTS, via the coding sequence ATGGGATACCGACAACTGACCCAGAGCCAACGATACCAAATTTTTGCCTATCTTGAGACCGGCATTAGCCAGCGAAAGATAGCTAAGGCGATTGGTGTCCATAGCAGTACCATTAGTCGCGAGATAAAGCGCAACGGTCTGACCAGTGGTTATGCGCCTGAACAGGCTCAATCGGCAAGTGATCAGCGTCGACGCACTGCCTGGAAAGTGACGAAGCGGCTGCCCAGCCTGATTCGCTGGGTCACTGACCAATTGATGGACGAATGGAGCCCTCAGCAAATCAGTGGCTTCATGGCCAATGCCAACGGGGTCTGCGTAAGCCATCAATGGATCTATGCGTTAATCTGGGACGACAAGAAGCACGGTGGAACCTTATGGAAACGGCTCCGACTGCCACGCCAGCGGCGCTATCAGCGCCAATTGGCTAAGCGGGCGGGGTTAGGCAAAATCCCGCACCGAGTAGGCATTGAGCAGCGCCCTGCCAAGGTGGAAGAACGGCGCCATATCGGCCATTGGGAAGGCGACACGGTGCTTAAGGGCCACAAAGAATCTGGACTGGTGACCCTGGTCGAAAGACGCAGTGGCTACCTCTTGGCAGCGCGGCTGCCAACAATCACCGCCACTAGAACGGCTCAGGCAATGACGCGGTTATTGGCACCACGCCGAGGGGCAGTGCACTCCATCACTTTGGATAATGGGTCGGAATTCGCTGAGCACCGGAAAGTTGCCAAGGCCGTCTCGGCTAAGACCTATTTTTGCGACCCGTACCGCTCATGCCAGCGTGGTACTAATGAAAACACCAATGGTCTGATTAGGCAGTATTTTCCTAAAGGTACTGACTTTCGCAAAGTGACCAATGCCGAGCTACGAAGTGTCGTCAATAAGCTAAACGATAGACCAAGGAAGCGACTGGGATACCGAACCCCAGCGCAGGTGTTCTTAGGCGAATACTTAGGAGCACTAGAAACCGCAGGTGCTGCACTTACTAGTTGA